GACTAGAATGCCCTGGCGAGGGCCCACCTCATCCTCACCATCCTCACCTTCACTTTCATCCTCAGACTCCGAATCCGAGTCTCCATACCCTTCTTCCTCACTGTCCTCTTCCCCACTCTCATCGTCACCATCGTCATAGTCattgtcattgtcatcatcatcttcctcttcttcgaccCATGCATTCTTATTCGAATTCGCATGTGATGATGACAGTGGGCCTGCTGCTCTCCCATCCTTCCCCTTATTCATGAGGTGAATGAACTGGTACCTCATCCCCATCAACGGATGCTTCTGCACCAACAAATCTCTCTTGTACGCCTCCCTGAGCACGACAGTGCTCGTCCTGATCTTGTTCGACACGTAAAAGATCCCCGGGTGGTCAGACAGCGCCCTTTTGAATCTTGACCGCAGACCCATTACCTCACCCAGAAGAAAAACATTCTCCTTATCCGTCTTCTTCGGTACCAAAAGATGCAGGATCTCATGCAAGACCCCAACCGCCCACTTCTCCCCAATATCGCTCTTCGGTGGGAGATGGGTCCCGTCCTCGTAAGGAGAAATGTATGGCAATCGCTGCCATTCATCCACCCATTTCTTCACCTTCTTCTCCAGATCAAAACCTCTAGAGAATTGGAGTGGGAATGCAAGTGGCATTCCCTTCTTGTATTCTCCCTTTGAGCGGGCCGCCTTCTCCATCGCCGACACGGCAAGTTCCTTGCTCCAACAGACGAGCTCCAAGGCGAGCCTATTGTCCTCGCCTGGGCGGAAAGGCGAAACCTGGAAGTAGTCAGGGAATTCAGGGAGGACGGAGCGAGCGTAATCGTCGG
This region of Magnolia sinica isolate HGM2019 chromosome 1, MsV1, whole genome shotgun sequence genomic DNA includes:
- the LOC131242681 gene encoding protein WHAT'S THIS FACTOR 9, mitochondrial translates to MLSSLRTNLHRLPPPSLILQSASFLDGARIRWIRDRGLDHAVEKEKNLIPVISLINLILSEPSNSLPLSVASDMKPQLSLPTRAIDFIRKYPSIFLELPSTSPPYRPRIAVTPDALHLHDDLDSAVRSSRDDSADRLVKLLMLSPQKKLPIWAVDRLRWDLGLPDDYARSVLPEFPDYFQVSPFRPGEDNRLALELVCWSKELAVSAMEKAARSKGEYKKGMPLAFPLQFSRGFDLEKKVKKWVDEWQRLPYISPYEDGTHLPPKSDIGEKWAVGVLHEILHLLVPKKTDKENVFLLGEVMGLRSRFKRALSDHPGIFYVSNKIRTSTVVLREAYKRDLLVQKHPLMGMRYQFIHLMNKGKDGRAAGPLSSSHANSNKNAWVEEEEDDDDNDNDYDDGDDESGEEDSEEEGYGDSDSESEDESEGEDGEDEVGPRQGILVGRRETRRVGQRPIEMTRPAARTSIRGRSSEKRHDTVGKVPRTFSRRTETQGGHNVGVRSQGRQNYPRSGGERRSSDRRTPTF